ACACTGGAAATCTCCCAGAGAGCTGTTGGCACCCACAGAGACGTGGGCGGAGGGTTCCCGTTGCAGCGGGGCGGGCGGAGGGTTCTCGTGGCAGCGGGGCGGGCGGAGGGTTCCCATGGCAGTAGCAGGTGGTGCGCAGGGCAGACCTGAAGGACCTTCTGCTGGCCGGTGACCGACGGCTATTCTTGGCCCCCAGGAACAGGGGCAACAGTGTTCACGTGTCACTGCAAGCACCAGGCTCTCTGGGTGAAAGGTTTCctactctaacacacacacacacacacacacacacacacacacacacacacacacacacacacacacacactgcacacctgAGTGGCAACGACTGACAGGCTGTGTGCAAACTAAAAGCTGAAGTACAGTAGTAAAATGGTGAAGTTCTGAAATGGGGCGCTCGCTGTAGTGGGAGCAGGTTCATAAGACAAACGATATGCTGGGCACCACCGTGGAAGTTAATCGTTAACTCTCAGCACGATGACAAAACCAGGAAAAGAGGAGCAGTTTAGGACAGGGCAAACCAGGGGAAGGAAAAAAAAGCACATGAATTGAGTCATTAGGTGAGCAGTGTCATCAGGAAAACTGAAGCCAGCGTCAGGCTCATTGGACAGTTCCAAGCCAGGGATCTGAACACCTCTCTACAGGCTCTTTTCtcttcacactacacaccagcCAGTCTGAGCCTGTTAACGAATAAAAAGGCCCTAGATCGCTGTTACATTTATATACACTGCCGGTCAAAGGCTTGGACACACCTACTCtgtttatgtttattatttttgacataaaaaACTGGCAATGTGCCAAACCAAAACATGTTATAAAGAAAACATGTTATTATGCcctaataaacaaatattagatTATTTGAAGTAACTGTCCTATTGATGGCAGCTTGGCATGTTCTTATTGTTCTGTTGACCAGCTTTCCATCAGTCCTGGAGACGTTCTCACATATGCAGAGCACTCGTAGAGTGAGATTCACGaaatttaaaattaaattaatataaTTTGAGAATTTCGAACGAGATTAAATGAAATTAAACTGCTGAAGATGcatttaaaagtgtgtgtgtgtgttgagtgagtTCATAGGCCTATATGTTTGTAAACAAATTTAAGCATAACTCAttaattaaaaatgcattttattttctATTAAGAACATGCAATTAGTCAGATGTTGAAACCTTTGACTGGTAGTATAAACTGACACAAGCAAGCAAAGGCGGTTTGAAATGCATTGTAGGAAGAGAAGTCTtaaagcagacatgcacacctggACACGTTATCTTGAGGGGTGTGGCATATGGTCTAAGCAGGTAATGCATCCCTGCTGTTTTTATGTTCACAAAACTCACCATTTTCCCCGATCTTTTTGCACTTCTATGAAACACTCTCTTAACACTATTCATTTGCTACAACgccccctccaaacacacacacaatctttctTTCTGCGTATCAGCTTACAGCAATCGCACCAAGTTTTGTTCAACCTTAAGTACACTGACATTTCGACGCGTCTCATGTTACGAAGGAAAAGTGACCGGACCaacgtgaacacacacgtccTTTTGTTCCTGAAGAAGTTTGCAAGTAACAAATTAACTCGTAATAAAAACACCAAACACGAGAAAGAAACTCTCAACTCTAAACGCATAAAGTGTACACGGTTAAGCGTGCGTTTGACCAAGTTAAAGTTTTATTCACATTGATGGCCCAATGTCTAACACAAAAACACTTTTGCTGCGCTCACTTAATTCGGATTATAACAACCCAAACGTAACTCAAGTTTGTGCCACCGCATTTGAACACCCAGATTTTATCTTCTAGGCGTTTAACTGCAACTCCAGGCCCGAAACAGTCAGACTAGACTAACCAGAACCAGTTGGACATCTGAAAATGCAACTAACCCAGAAAGAAAGTCACCAGGGCACCGTATCTAAACGTGAACACAGGCTGCGTGATTCGACAGATAACTAATAAACAATTGTTTACTTTACAAAACAACAACACGGACCTAAACCACGGTGGTGGTGGAAGAGAAAAACAAACCGTGTCAAATTCAGCAACATCTCACATCAACCCAGAACTGAATATCAAATGTTTATCAAGTCACCCGatataatgttatatatatatttataaaaccaTGTTTCCACTTACCTTTCTGATAATAACGTGTCGCACTTGTTCCTCTCCCGAAACAGGTCTCCCCCAGCTACAAAACgacttttaaaatgtatttttaccaATACGAGTGACTATTTTGACTGGCACTCTCCTCGGGTTTAGTTCACGTTAGCGAGCTTAGTTAAACTAACAGGTTAGCTAACGTTACCAGCTAAGTACACTGGCGTCCAGGCAAGCGACTGTGCCGTTTTGCAAACATTGCATTTCAAATTAAAAGTCTCCAAGTCTCGACAGGACGAGAGGGACAAGGGTCGAACATATTTCCTCACTTATGCCGACTTAACTTGCACGAAACCGGCCGTTAAACTCGCACCTTCCATGCTATTTCGTGTATTTTTGTCAGCGAAGGGCGAGTTCAAatgcattgtgggaaatgtagtacgACTTGGATAGGTTCTCTCGAGGGGCGTGGTAGCACAGCGTGTAAACAAGCTGGAGGCACGATCAATATTATTTCTGTAGCGTTTAAACATTACACACATCATTTTCTTTCTGAAATTAAGAGTTCCAGCACAGCTTATAacaaacataattcagttaagATTTACTTGAGCTAGCaatgttttgtatttgtttacATGTATGCTTTAATCACCCTTTTACACGTTCACTTATCAAGCACTTGATGTTGCTGagaattttaaaattattttttagTTGCCTGGTTACTAATGTGAGAAAGAAACTACTTTGGCGAACAAAACGCCCTTCTCATGCATAACGTTTGCTTGTAAAGGAAAGCAGATGTTAAGAAGTACTATACAAGTACACTTATCCCAAGAGTAATCCAAATTTCCTTTGTCCACAAAAAACCCCACACAATTCATAGCCCTCTGCCATTTAAGGAAACAATATCATAGCTCATCTCAACAAAAATATTGCAATCAACAATGAGGAAAAAGTTAACACACAtgttaaaaaaaactaaaagtaTTTACACAGAAACAAAACTTTGTTGACAGAAATTCATGGGGAGTGCATCAAGGAAATGGTGTGGGTCTTAACAATTTTCTTAATGGTGTCGTTTTGTACTGCTCAAGtaaaatgccccccccccccccccccaatatcgCACAGTGAACATGGCACCCATGAGGACACTGTAATCCTCCATTAGCGAGTGAGACTTCCTTTCTTGCCAGTCCAGAGTTCCCTCAGCTCCACCTGGCAACCCAGGTCCCTGAGGGCGGCCCTCGCCACATCGCCACAGTCCCTGTGAGTGGCCAGAGCCTGACCAATCAGGGCCTCCGCCCCCATGTCTAGAATCGATTGGCTGAAGTCACGCGTGCGGGCGACGAGGTTCCTCAGCAGCATGCAGGACTGTTTCTGTTGGGGCGTAGAAGACAGGAAAGACACGTTCACCACAAGCTGCTGTGGAAtacggggaggagggggggggggagggggggggtggtgtctCACCTGCACGGTGACCTCCGCCTGGTGGGCCTTCATGGCCTGCAGGGCAGCCAGTGCACCGCCACTCTCCATGATCACCTTACAGTTGTTGGGCTTGCGTAGCGCGAGCACACACAGCGCCGCACAGCCCTGTTCACACACCTGGAAGACAGGACAGCACGGGACATGCGGGACTCAGGACGGGGCGCCGCAGGACACGAACCACACAGCACCTGATCACTTACAGAAGCTACGGGTAAAGGTGTTCAGCGACAGGACTTGGCTGATATACAAGTGCATCTTAATAAATTAGATTATCATCAAATGTTCATTTATGTCAGTAATTTAATACAAAAAGTCAAAggcatatactatatatattcataactagcagagtgatctatttcaagtgtttattaaTATATCTCCCTCAAATTTACTTGTGTACCTTTTCTGATATgacttttgggttttcattggttgtaagccataatcatcaacattaaccggaataaacacttgaaatagtcTATGTAATATAAGtgtttcactttttgtattgaattactgaaataaattaactttttgATGATTTGCTTCCCCGCTTCACCCCTTTTCTGGTTAGTACTGAATCTGCACAGACCCGTTGGCACACTAGGGACAAAGAATTTAACCCAAACTGCAATCCCATCACCGAACAACAGAGGGCACACCTGTGCATTTCCTATGTGACGGTTTATCGCCATGACGATGATCTCTATCCCGCCTGCGTTCACAATGGCATCTTTGACATCGTCGTTGCCGGCGATCGCCCGTAAGGCACTCAGGACCTGCTTCACAAGGTCCTGCAAGAAAATCAACGTCTGCTGTTGGTCTATACCAGCCTATCCGTTACTGTGAGTAATGACTGCAGCTTTATTCACAAGTCAGGAAATTCTTCATGGGAAGACAGAAGTGATAAAAGCTCTCACCGGGCAGTCCAAGCTGTCTGCTAGAAGGGTCATCATGAACTTCAGACCTCCCAAATCCACAACGTCCTGGCAGAACTCGTTCCTCACAGCCAACCGGGCCAGAGTGGCGCACAGCTCACTGAGGACCGACGGGTTGTCGGGATGGGCTGGGGGGTCAAAACAGCAGATTTTAGCAGCAGATTCAACAGAAGCCCAGATCAGGCGACAACGGTGTGGCCCACGACGCTCTCACCTTTAGAAGCTTCCACGATGACCCTCATCCCGTCGTGCTCCAGGACGATCATCTTGGCGTGTTCGTGCGCGTGGCCGAAAGGCACCCGGACGTCGTCGTCGAAGGTCATGACCCGGAGGGCGGCGCAGGCCTCCTTGACGACGTCGGGCCGCGGGATGTGACGTGCGACGGCGCCGGTGAGCAAGGCCAACGCGCCAGCCTTCACCAGGTCCTGCCGGTTCTGCTCGTGCTTCAGGCAGCAGTGCCGCATGGCCCGGGCGGCCAGGCAGGTGAGGTCCGGATCGTCCCGGTGGGCGCGTAGTACCCCGATCAAGAAATTCCCTCCGTCGGCATCCAGAAGATCGGGCTGCCCGTCCGTGAGCACCGACAGGGCAGCAAGCGCCGCAGAGAGAGCCTCCTTGTCATCGCTGGCGTGCCGGCAGcaggagaggattgtgggataGGCCTCCTTCTGTGCAGCCAGGTGGCGCTGGGCGAAGCCGAGGGAGCACTGCTCCGTGAAGAGCTTCAGTCCCTCCACAAGGGACGCCGCCGAGTCCAAATGACATCTGAGAGACTCCAGGACCTGGAGGCAAATGGACAGACACTATCAGGcattatcatcattatcatGTAGGGTTAGTCTTTCCCAAAGCAAAGTACTTTAGGGTTTTTTCAGGTTTATTTTCATTACTACAAGGCACCAGACTGTACCTGAAGGACTTTGTGAGTTTGTTCGTCCATGGTCTCTTCAGAAGAAGCTTTTGGCACCGCCTTCACAATGTTACTCAGGTCCACACCTTTACAGGTTAAGAATTACAAAAGAGCAAAATGAGGCCACCAGCGACTCATCCTTCAAAGAATAAACCAAACATACttaaaaaaaaggaaataataatcataataatcacCCTGTGACTCAAACTGCTCAATGGCTTCGCTCAACGCCTCGTCGGCGTCCATGTCGAAGTCCTCGATGTTCTCCAGGACCACCTGGTCGAAGGTCTCCTGCGTGATCCTGCGCTTGGCCATGTCTGCAGCTTAGGACGAGACGGATCAAATCCTGAAGATCGGGTGTAAATCGCGTGTAATCTG
This window of the Brachyhypopomus gauderio isolate BG-103 unplaced genomic scaffold, BGAUD_0.2 sc82, whole genome shotgun sequence genome carries:
- the armc6 gene encoding armadillo repeat-containing protein 6 — translated: MAKRRITQETFDQVVLENIEDFDMDADEALSEAIEQFESQGVDLSNIVKAVPKASSEETMDEQTHKVLQVLESLRCHLDSAASLVEGLKLFTEQCSLGFAQRHLAAQKEAYPTILSCCRHASDDKEALSAALAALSVLTDGQPDLLDADGGNFLIGVLRAHRDDPDLTCLAARAMRHCCLKHEQNRQDLVKAGALALLTGAVARHIPRPDVVKEACAALRVMTFDDDVRVPFGHAHEHAKMIVLEHDGMRVIVEASKAHPDNPSVLSELCATLARLAVRNEFCQDVVDLGGLKFMMTLLADSLDCPDLVKQVLSALRAIAGNDDVKDAIVNAGGIEIIVMAINRHIGNAQVCEQGCAALCVLALRKPNNCKVIMESGGALAALQAMKAHQAEVTVQKQSCMLLRNLVARTRDFSQSILDMGAEALIGQALATHRDCGDVARAALRDLGCQVELRELWTGKKGSLTR